GGATCTGGAGCGGCTTCGCGGCGAGTTTCGGACGAAGATCCTCGGCCAGCCGCGAGCGGTGGACGCGGTCGTGAGCCTGATCGGGCTGGTCAAAGCCGGGCTGTCGGACGTTCGCCGGGCGTTCGGGGCGTTTCTCTTCGTAGGGCCGACCGGCGTGGGCAAGACCCATATTGCCCAGTTGTTGGCCGAGTATCTGTTCGGCGGCCGCGACCAGCTGATCCGCGTCAACATGGCGGACTACGGCGACGAACGAGGAGCATCCGTTCTTTTCGGCGATCCGAACGGCCACCGGGCCCAAGATATCCGCGGCGTGCTCACCCTGCGGGTTCTGGGGCAGCAGTTCGGCGTGCTGCTGCTCGACGAGTTCGAGAAGGCTCATGCGTCGGTTCGTGATCGATTCCTGCAGCTGATGGACGAGGGCTGCTTCATCAACGGGGCGGGCGAGCTGGTGTCGTGCCGATCGACGATCCTGATCGCGACTTCGAACGCCGGGGCGGAGGTCTACCGCGGCCACGCGTTCGGATTTGCCGGCCCGATGGATCTGGCCACCCGGGACCGCGAACTGGAACGGGCTCTCGAGCGCCACTTCCGCATCGAGTTTCTCAATCGGTTTGACCAGATCGTCCATTTTCATCCCCTCTCACGAGAGGACATCCGCCTGGTCGCCCTTCGCGAGTTGGAGTGCCTCAAGCAACGGAGTGGCCTGAAGAACCGTCATCTCTGCATCGAGATCGATGAGTCAGTGCTCGACTGGTTAGCGGCCAACGGTTACGACATGGACTACGGGGCGCGTTTTCTGCGTCGAACGATCGAGCGGCATGTGGCCACGGCCCTGGCCACGGCCATCGTCCGGCACAATCCGGCGCCCGGCAGCACGATCGAGCTCACTGTCCGGCAGAACAGCGTGGTCGCACGGGTGGCCGAGCCCGCGCCGGTTCCGCGGCGATCGGCCGTTTTGCTTCCGGTGGGCTCCGGCGAGCGGACCCGCCGCCTGAGCCCGACCGAGATGGCCGCGGAGACGGAACGGCTGCTGGCGGCCGCCCAGGAGCGATTCGACGAGCTGCGCGCCAAGCGAGAGGAATACAGCCAGCTGCTGGTTCGAATGAACGAGCCGTCTTTCTGGGATGACGCAGAGCGGCGTGGGCCGGTGCTAGAGCGATTCCGGGAGCTGGATGTCACGATCCGAATGGAGGAGCGGCTGGCGGAGCCGATCCGCCGGCTGGCCGAGTACCCGACGGTTGACTCCGAGGCGCGCGTCATCCCGCAGGGCTGGCCGGAGGCGTTGGCGGCGGCGGCCGGGTCGCTGGCCGCCTGGCAGGAGCATCTCGACAGCGACGGGCCCGGCGCGGTCTGGCTGGTCATTGGCAGTCCGGACCCGCTGCAATCGGCGGCTCACTGGATCGAGGATCTGGTCAAAATGGAGCTGGCCTGGTGCCGGCGGCATCTCAGACTGGCCGCCTCGCTGGTGGCGTACGAGCCTGATGAGAAGGACTTGCGGAAGGCGGTGCTGGACATCGAGGGCCCCGGCGCGTTCGCCTGCCTGAGTATGGAAGCAGGTCTTCACCGTTTGAGGCGGAGTTCGGGTTCGGATTTCCGGGCTCGGATCGACGTGGTTCCGAAGGGTCCCGCCCCGGCCGGCCACTGGCCGGAGCTGGCCAGGAACCGGCACCGTGATCCCGTTTGCCTGGGTGTGCGCCCCACCTTCCGGGCGAGGCTCGAGTTCGCCGAGCGAGGCCTGGCCTTCGACCTGGTTGGTGAAGCGGAGTATGGCCTGAACCATGCGGTCCACGATCTGGCCGCCGCCTGGCGAGGACCGAAGGAATCGCCGTCGGCGCAGGAGGTCGCGCGGATCTACAACGAGGACGGCAGCGGGGCCCGGGACCCCCGCACCGGGGCACTGGCCCCGCATTTCAAGCAAATCCTCCGCGGCCAGCTCGAGGTGTTTCTGACCGCGTGGCGGCAGCGCACCCGCAGCGGCTGAGCCGGCCGGGGTCTACCGCGCCGATCGCGAAGGCGTTGCAAGAAGTCCGCGGACGAATCGGGTGGCAGCTCGTCGGCGCCGCCCTTGACCGGCGTCGCACCTGCCGAGATGGGCGTCAACCGGCTGGTCACCGGCGGCGGCTAATGGATCCTGGGTGAACCAGATCCCTCCACGGACCGGATGAGGTCCTCCTTAGGTCTGATGAGCAGGACCAGGACTACGGAGACCACGGCGGCGCTAGCGAAGATGCCGAAGATCTCATTGAGCGGCATCTGACGGTCGCGCATGGTGCCGAAGGCCCAGTCGGCCACGCCGCCGCAACTGATACTCACCAGATTCATGATGCCGTAACCGGTGGCTCGCAGTTCCGGCCGGACGATTTGGCAGAGGATGGGCATGTTGTTGCAGTCGAAGAAGCCCCAGCCGAAGCCGAAGAGCATGAGGAATGCCACGGCCACGCCCAGCGAGCCGGCGTTGCCAACGCCGAAGATCGCCGGAATGATCATGCACATGCCCAGGGCACTGACGAAGATTCTCCCGCGACGCTGGCGCTGCATCCAGCGGTCGGCCAGCCACCCGCCGATCAGCACCCCGATGATGGCGGCCACCTGCCAATAGAGGGTGGCGGATATGCCCGCCTTGCCCTGGCCAATGTTGAATTGCTGCTTGAGGATGGCCGGCATCCAGTCGCGTACCACCCAGCCTG
The DNA window shown above is from Phycisphaerae bacterium and carries:
- a CDS encoding AAA family ATPase, which codes for MNKKTDSHQTIREWLERDLTQAALDDELAPAFEVEETLAQMADVIAAGRHPVLIGEPGVGKTAIIHEWARRLARGNGPPGLVGRRVIQFSLEHRAASMKTPEHLRPEVHKLVDALLELQDEIIPFIRDFHRVYHFDVEPHFESLAFRFRGPILAEGATRTTEMLFESFPAFEQYYLPFRVQEPSPERMARILRTWGEDQSGRAGVRYEPEATDLALHLACRFLSRGHLPRMVIDQLGQLGALVGGRGKVVPADVIQRFCGTHGVPREVVDPDVVLDLERLRGEFRTKILGQPRAVDAVVSLIGLVKAGLSDVRRAFGAFLFVGPTGVGKTHIAQLLAEYLFGGRDQLIRVNMADYGDERGASVLFGDPNGHRAQDIRGVLTLRVLGQQFGVLLLDEFEKAHASVRDRFLQLMDEGCFINGAGELVSCRSTILIATSNAGAEVYRGHAFGFAGPMDLATRDRELERALERHFRIEFLNRFDQIVHFHPLSREDIRLVALRELECLKQRSGLKNRHLCIEIDESVLDWLAANGYDMDYGARFLRRTIERHVATALATAIVRHNPAPGSTIELTVRQNSVVARVAEPAPVPRRSAVLLPVGSGERTRRLSPTEMAAETERLLAAAQERFDELRAKREEYSQLLVRMNEPSFWDDAERRGPVLERFRELDVTIRMEERLAEPIRRLAEYPTVDSEARVIPQGWPEALAAAAGSLAAWQEHLDSDGPGAVWLVIGSPDPLQSAAHWIEDLVKMELAWCRRHLRLAASLVAYEPDEKDLRKAVLDIEGPGAFACLSMEAGLHRLRRSSGSDFRARIDVVPKGPAPAGHWPELARNRHRDPVCLGVRPTFRARLEFAERGLAFDLVGEAEYGLNHAVHDLAAAWRGPKESPSAQEVARIYNEDGSGARDPRTGALAPHFKQILRGQLEVFLTAWRQRTRSG